Proteins from a single region of Candidatus Binatia bacterium:
- a CDS encoding TetR family transcriptional regulator C-terminal domain-containing protein has product MAQLSVREKIVAAAAERFHTLGYNACGVQEIVDAAGVPKGSFYNYFKAKELLAREVLDNYWADAGLDVLADKTIAPLERLRRHFRHIAARYKKFGFENGCLVPKFMHEVSDSTPLLRTDLRRQVARWTGLIGEAIREGQADQTISNSLDADTTARFLVESWGGVTGAMKLAASRAPIDDFFSVAFGALLQPSAPTSRQRKTRV; this is encoded by the coding sequence GTGGCACAACTGAGCGTCCGCGAAAAGATCGTAGCGGCAGCGGCGGAGCGTTTTCACACGCTTGGGTACAACGCGTGCGGCGTCCAAGAGATCGTCGACGCAGCCGGTGTCCCGAAGGGTTCGTTCTATAACTATTTCAAAGCCAAAGAACTGCTGGCGCGCGAGGTCTTAGATAATTACTGGGCCGATGCGGGGTTGGATGTACTTGCCGACAAGACGATCGCTCCACTGGAGCGCCTGCGTCGACACTTCCGGCACATCGCCGCGCGATATAAGAAGTTCGGCTTTGAAAACGGCTGTCTGGTCCCGAAGTTCATGCATGAGGTTTCGGATTCGACACCGCTTTTGCGGACAGATCTCCGTAGACAGGTCGCTCGCTGGACGGGACTGATTGGCGAAGCCATTCGCGAGGGGCAGGCCGACCAAACCATCTCGAATTCGCTCGACGCCGATACAACGGCTCGCTTCCTTGTCGAGAGTTGGGGCGGCGTAACGGGCGCCATGAAGCTCGCCGCGAGCCGTGCGCCGATCGACGATTTCTTTTCCGTCGCTTTCGGCGCACTGCTGCAGCCGAGCGCGCCCACGTCGAGGCAGCGCAAAACTCGAGTTTAG
- a CDS encoding ester cyclase has translation MTEIAEATNKSLVLQAFETLFNKRDYIAAERFWSPNYIQHSAHIPPGRDGLFDLIRSLPPTLRYENGLILAEGDMLMLHGRFSGIGQPANWITLDIVRIEDGRLAEHWDVIEDEATREQSASGLPMFGASFPQFREE, from the coding sequence ATGACCGAAATCGCAGAAGCCACAAATAAGTCACTCGTGCTCCAAGCCTTTGAGACCCTGTTCAACAAACGGGACTACATCGCGGCCGAGAGGTTTTGGTCGCCGAACTATATTCAGCATAGCGCGCATATTCCGCCGGGGCGTGATGGCCTATTCGATCTGATCCGGAGTCTGCCGCCCACGCTGAGGTACGAGAATGGCTTGATCCTCGCCGAGGGCGACATGCTGATGCTGCACGGCCGGTTTAGCGGCATTGGCCAACCTGCAAACTGGATTACACTCGACATCGTGCGCATCGAAGACGGGCGTCTTGCCGAACACTGGGATGTCATTGAGGACGAAGCTACGCGCGAGCAATCTGCAAGCGGATTGCCGATGTTCGGCGCAAGCTTCCCCCAATTTAGAGAAGAGTAG
- a CDS encoding SDR family oxidoreductase — MSTPVVLITGGLTGIGRAAAIAFAKKGAQVVVGGRREDAGSKHAVEGITKSVALEAAKSGIRVNAVAPGPTDTGMLTRFTGTPENKAALTATVPMNRLGRTDEVAEAIVFLASDEASFITGDILDVDGGKTAN; from the coding sequence GTGAGTACTCCAGTGGTCTTGATCACCGGTGGACTTACCGGCATTGGGCGCGCCGCCGCCATCGCCTTCGCAAAGAAGGGCGCGCAGGTGGTTGTTGGCGGTCGGCGCGAGGACGCCGGCAGCAAGCACGCCGTCGAAGGCATCACGAAATCGGTGGCGCTCGAGGCGGCTAAGTCGGGAATACGTGTGAACGCCGTTGCGCCTGGTCCGACCGATACCGGCATGTTGACCCGCTTCACGGGCACACCGGAAAACAAGGCGGCTCTGACCGCGACGGTTCCAATGAATCGCCTCGGCCGAACTGACGAGGTTGCCGAGGCGATCGTCTTCCTTGCGTCGGACGAAGCCTCATTTATCACGGGCGATATCCTCGACGTCGACGGCGGCAAGACCGCTAACTGA
- a CDS encoding alpha/beta hydrolase — protein sequence MESSSASKRINTVVLVHGGFVDGSGWRGVYDILSDDGFDVSVVQIPTTSLQGDVSVTKLALDEQVGPVVLVGHSYGGNVITEAGSHPKVERLVYITAFAPDKGESVNALIANPPPGAPVPPILPPRDGYLYLDKSKFAASFAADVDPKAAEFMAISQVQWGIEALGGQITEPAWKTKPSWYLLVTDDKMIPIAAQRLMCERAGSKTMEVPGNHAIYVSNPRAVATLIQTAASAELAVR from the coding sequence ATGGAGAGTTCTTCAGCATCTAAAAGAATCAACACGGTCGTTCTCGTGCACGGCGGTTTTGTGGATGGCTCCGGTTGGCGGGGCGTCTACGACATCCTCAGCGATGATGGGTTCGACGTAAGCGTTGTTCAGATTCCTACGACGTCGCTCCAAGGCGACGTTTCCGTCACGAAGCTCGCGCTAGACGAGCAGGTGGGTCCGGTCGTGTTAGTCGGGCACTCGTATGGCGGCAACGTTATTACTGAGGCTGGCAGCCATCCTAAAGTCGAAAGGCTTGTCTACATCACCGCATTCGCACCGGACAAGGGAGAGTCGGTGAACGCGTTAATCGCTAATCCTCCGCCCGGTGCGCCCGTTCCGCCGATCTTGCCGCCAAGAGATGGGTACCTTTACCTCGACAAATCAAAATTTGCAGCCTCGTTCGCGGCTGACGTGGACCCGAAGGCTGCAGAGTTCATGGCTATTTCACAAGTGCAGTGGGGCATCGAAGCGCTTGGCGGACAAATTACTGAACCGGCCTGGAAAACGAAACCGAGTTGGTATTTGCTCGTTACCGACGATAAGATGATTCCCATAGCCGCCCAGCGCCTCATGTGTGAACGCGCCGGCTCGAAGACTATGGAAGTGCCCGGCAATCACGCAATCTACGTGTCCAATCCACGCGCAGTTGCAACTCTTATCCAAACGGCCGCAAGCGCGGAGTTAGCGGTTCGCTAG
- a CDS encoding VOC family protein, with translation MDEVQVEQSSYQMPPQEGFTIAHFLTVADIERSVEFYTKVFGGEVMSRGDEKGAPPYIKIANTWLIVNVGGGPTPDKPTVTLRPPPNPDEISSFMNIRVADIQACYELWRSRGATFLTEPIEKYGETRCYIRDPDGYIIEVGQSKAGLKYG, from the coding sequence ATGGACGAAGTTCAAGTCGAGCAATCCAGCTATCAGATGCCACCACAGGAAGGGTTCACCATCGCGCACTTCCTCACAGTGGCCGACATCGAGCGATCCGTTGAATTCTACACTAAGGTTTTCGGAGGCGAAGTTATGAGCAGAGGTGACGAAAAAGGTGCACCGCCGTACATAAAAATCGCGAATACTTGGCTTATTGTCAACGTCGGGGGCGGTCCAACACCCGATAAGCCGACCGTAACGCTCCGGCCCCCTCCTAATCCCGACGAAATCAGCAGCTTCATGAATATCCGCGTAGCTGATATTCAGGCATGCTACGAGCTCTGGCGAAGCCGGGGAGCGACGTTCTTGACCGAACCAATAGAAAAGTACGGCGAGACGCGATGCTACATACGCGATCCTGATGGTTACATCATCGAAGTCGGGCAAAGCAAGGCGGGTTTAAAATATGGGTAA
- a CDS encoding alpha/beta hydrolase has protein sequence MKAGSNVTAPTQLIDAKTERYAFRRFGKPSAYPLLLLQHFTGTLDNWDPAVTDRLAIERDLVLFDNAGIGRSSGEVPKTVGGMAQHALAFLEALDIKTCDVLGYSLGGMVAQQMVQDKPPIFRKMILVGTAPRGGEDVMHLEKPSLAKYINDPELHGYEVLQKIFFAPTATSQSAGKAFIERLAQRKDDRDPVSGPAVAGAQMAAFRDWEQFTGDRFADLKSIRQPTLVVNGIFDEMIPVYNSYWLSANLPNAVLMTYPDLGHGSLFQFHDSFTRQVTAFLASDAPWAPY, from the coding sequence ATGAAAGCCGGCAGCAACGTTACCGCTCCCACTCAACTCATCGACGCTAAAACGGAGCGGTATGCTTTTCGCCGCTTCGGAAAACCCAGCGCATATCCGCTGCTGTTGCTTCAGCACTTTACGGGAACGCTGGATAATTGGGATCCGGCCGTAACCGACCGGCTTGCGATCGAAAGAGACCTAGTTCTCTTCGATAACGCGGGCATCGGCCGCTCAAGCGGCGAGGTGCCGAAAACCGTGGGCGGAATGGCGCAACACGCGCTCGCGTTTCTCGAGGCGCTTGATATCAAGACGTGCGACGTTCTTGGCTACTCTCTAGGCGGGATGGTGGCCCAGCAGATGGTCCAAGACAAACCGCCGATCTTCAGGAAGATGATTCTCGTCGGCACGGCTCCGCGCGGCGGAGAGGACGTCATGCACCTCGAGAAGCCGAGCTTAGCGAAATACATAAACGATCCGGAGCTGCACGGCTATGAGGTGCTGCAAAAGATCTTTTTCGCGCCAACGGCGACGAGCCAATCTGCTGGGAAAGCATTCATTGAGCGACTTGCGCAGCGCAAGGACGATCGGGATCCGGTTTCCGGTCCGGCCGTCGCAGGGGCACAGATGGCTGCCTTTCGCGACTGGGAGCAGTTTACGGGAGATCGCTTCGCCGACCTAAAGAGCATTCGACAACCAACGCTGGTCGTGAACGGAATCTTCGACGAAATGATTCCGGTATATAATTCGTACTGGCTGAGCGCAAATCTTCCCAACGCGGTTCTGATGACGTACCCTGATTTGGGGCACGGATCCCTGTTCCAGTTCCACGACTCTTTCACGCGGCAGGTGACGGCATTTTTAGCCTCTGACGCCCCGTGGGCGCCCTATTAA
- a CDS encoding alpha/beta hydrolase: protein MPYIKVGRENSGEINLYYEDHGDGLPIVLIHGYPLSGRAWDKQVPALLERGFRVIAYDRRGFGKSSQPTTGYDYDTFADDLFRLLEELDLRDVTLVGHSMGTGEVTRYLGRFGSERIARGVLVSPIPPFLLQTPDNPDGLPASLFDGFIDAAKKDTPAWMKGFLDNFFNIDKLRGTLVSDQAYRANWNLAVTASAAAAVACIPTWLTDFRADLPKIDVPMLVIQGDEDRVLPYAKTGARLDALIKGARTVVIEGGPHAIPWTHASLVNDAILAFMPSLATV from the coding sequence ATGCCCTACATTAAGGTCGGCCGGGAGAACTCCGGTGAAATCAATCTTTACTATGAAGACCATGGCGACGGACTGCCGATCGTTCTCATCCACGGCTATCCGCTCAGCGGCCGCGCCTGGGACAAACAGGTCCCGGCACTGCTCGAGCGCGGTTTCCGCGTGATTGCCTACGACCGGCGCGGCTTTGGCAAGTCGAGCCAGCCGACGACCGGCTACGACTACGATACGTTCGCTGATGATCTCTTCCGGCTCTTAGAGGAGCTGGATCTGCGCGACGTCACGCTCGTCGGTCACTCGATGGGCACCGGCGAGGTGACGCGATATCTCGGCCGCTTCGGATCCGAGCGAATCGCGAGAGGTGTGCTGGTATCTCCGATACCGCCGTTCCTTCTACAAACGCCGGACAATCCGGACGGCCTCCCGGCGAGTCTCTTCGACGGCTTTATCGATGCCGCAAAAAAAGATACTCCGGCGTGGATGAAGGGCTTCCTCGACAATTTTTTCAACATCGATAAGCTGCGTGGCACGCTCGTCAGCGATCAGGCCTATCGGGCCAACTGGAATCTCGCCGTAACCGCCTCAGCCGCCGCTGCCGTCGCCTGCATTCCGACGTGGCTCACGGACTTCCGTGCCGACCTACCCAAGATCGACGTGCCGATGCTGGTCATCCAGGGCGACGAAGACCGAGTACTGCCCTATGCAAAGACCGGCGCGCGGCTGGATGCATTGATAAAGGGTGCGCGAACCGTGGTAATCGAGGGTGGGCCGCACGCGATCCCCTGGACGCACGCTAGCCTAGTCAATGACGCGATATTAGCGTTCATGCCCTCGCTGGCGACGGTCTGA
- a CDS encoding DUF305 domain-containing protein: MGVLSTVPALRARSASSEHAFISAMNAVMATMMAKMQIQPSHDVDRDFVDMMVPHHRGAIGMAEAELRYGHNERTRRIAEEIIVTQQEEITAMKLSVGEPLPASEPAPDQIPYRKGR, translated from the coding sequence TTGGGCGTTTTGAGCACTGTCCCCGCACTTCGAGCCAGAAGCGCGTCTTCTGAACATGCGTTCATCTCAGCGATGAACGCGGTGATGGCAACAATGATGGCAAAGATGCAAATCCAACCATCGCACGACGTCGATAGAGATTTTGTCGATATGATGGTGCCGCACCACAGAGGTGCCATCGGGATGGCAGAGGCCGAGCTGCGCTACGGACACAACGAACGAACGCGGCGCATTGCCGAAGAGATCATTGTGACACAGCAGGAGGAGATCACCGCCATGAAGCTTTCCGTCGGCGAGCCACTTCCGGCGTCGGAGCCCGCACCGGATCAAATCCCTTACAGAAAAGGGCGCTAG
- a CDS encoding YncE family protein, translated as MRRFLSGAASLSCLALIALAPASAGQVPFSAAAPDIPISHRDRVYAAEQYSNTVSVIDPASNKLLGVIRLGDPNPASLSPLYIGQLLVHGMGFSPDRRTLAVVAIGSNAVNFIDTATNRVTHVTYVGRSPHEAFFTPDGSEVWVTVRGEDYVSVLDGTTYQEKTRIIVPDGPGMQIFSPDGKYGYVCSSFKPETVVITVADHKVVGRVPQASPFCPNIAATPDGTQVWFTLKDTGKTQVFDARPPFTVLRTIDTGPITNHVNIVHNAHGTFAYVTVGGLNEVKVFRTDDFARVATIPTGKLPHGIWPSGDGTRVYVGLESSDQMAAIDTLTNRVIATIPIGQAAQAVVYVPGAVPGADGARGLQPLGAAANAVHLTLLAVSQNAATRGRSPTSVSLYDQGLVQVLEAAVTGLRPKESYVLALSSRPDGSGTLQPLSSFKTNAAGAQVVNAIGPIRQLVRGEHTSVRRYIVIVSGTPSHLGSLVQVQAGAIEAPYKPGYTGAP; from the coding sequence ATGCGAAGATTCCTGAGTGGAGCGGCATCGTTGTCGTGCCTCGCTCTTATCGCCTTAGCTCCTGCGTCCGCTGGTCAGGTTCCATTTTCAGCAGCAGCGCCGGACATCCCAATCAGCCATCGCGATCGCGTCTATGCGGCCGAGCAGTACTCGAATACCGTCTCGGTGATCGATCCCGCGAGCAACAAGCTCCTCGGCGTCATTCGTCTAGGCGATCCGAACCCCGCGAGTTTGAGCCCGCTTTACATCGGCCAGTTGCTCGTCCACGGGATGGGGTTCTCGCCCGATCGCCGCACCCTCGCCGTCGTTGCGATCGGCTCCAACGCCGTCAACTTCATCGACACGGCGACGAATAGGGTCACCCACGTCACCTACGTTGGGCGCTCGCCTCACGAAGCTTTCTTCACGCCGGATGGCTCGGAGGTGTGGGTGACCGTCCGCGGCGAGGACTACGTATCCGTCCTGGATGGCACGACCTATCAAGAAAAGACCCGGATCATCGTTCCAGACGGGCCGGGCATGCAGATTTTCTCCCCCGATGGAAAATACGGTTACGTTTGTTCCTCTTTTAAGCCCGAGACCGTGGTTATTACGGTAGCCGATCACAAGGTCGTCGGCCGGGTCCCCCAAGCAAGTCCTTTCTGTCCAAACATCGCAGCGACACCGGACGGTACCCAGGTTTGGTTCACGCTGAAGGACACGGGTAAGACTCAGGTCTTTGACGCTCGCCCGCCGTTCACCGTGCTGCGAACGATCGATACGGGACCGATCACGAATCACGTCAACATCGTCCACAACGCTCACGGAACGTTCGCCTACGTGACGGTGGGCGGGCTCAACGAAGTCAAGGTGTTCCGGACCGATGACTTCGCTCGAGTCGCCACCATCCCAACCGGCAAGTTACCGCACGGCATTTGGCCGTCCGGCGACGGAACACGCGTCTACGTGGGCCTCGAAAGTTCCGATCAAATGGCCGCGATCGACACGCTGACCAACCGAGTCATCGCGACCATTCCCATCGGCCAGGCAGCCCAAGCGGTCGTGTACGTTCCCGGCGCGGTGCCCGGCGCCGACGGCGCACGAGGACTGCAACCTCTGGGCGCGGCCGCCAACGCCGTCCACCTTACGCTCCTCGCGGTATCGCAGAATGCCGCGACACGCGGCAGATCGCCAACGAGTGTTTCGCTGTACGATCAGGGCCTCGTCCAGGTACTCGAAGCCGCGGTAACCGGACTTCGACCGAAGGAATCGTATGTGCTCGCGCTTTCGAGCCGGCCCGACGGTAGCGGAACTCTGCAACCGCTCAGCTCATTCAAAACGAATGCGGCCGGCGCACAGGTAGTCAATGCTATAGGGCCGATTCGACAGCTCGTTCGTGGCGAGCACACGAGCGTACGCCGATATATTGTGATCGTTTCCGGGACCCCGAGCCATCTCGGAAGTCTCGTGCAAGTTCAGGCAGGCGCGATCGAGGCGCCCTACAAACCTGGGTATACCGGGGCGCCTTAG
- a CDS encoding MBL fold metallo-hydrolase, whose protein sequence is MTFQYDVYVTAGIPIVTPDRPPDVSETFFQAMAATLIQGERDAVLVDAFLTVKQAGALADWVASKRKNLTTIYITHGHGDHWFGAGTLLERFPKARVLATHDTVGVMRENSSPQALQSVWGAGFPGQIPKNLVIAQELEGDTIDLEGQQLRALEVGHTDTDHTTCLHVPSIGLIVAGDVAYNGVHLYLAESNAQTRQEWIAALDRIEALRPRAVVASHKRPENDDKPAIIEETRQYIRDFDRLVASTRTAQELYGQMLALYPKRVNPGWALWSSARAAKK, encoded by the coding sequence ATGACGTTTCAGTACGACGTCTACGTCACGGCGGGCATTCCAATCGTCACGCCCGATCGGCCGCCGGACGTGAGTGAGACGTTTTTTCAGGCGATGGCGGCGACACTGATCCAGGGTGAGCGCGATGCGGTGCTCGTCGATGCCTTCCTGACGGTCAAGCAGGCCGGCGCACTCGCGGATTGGGTCGCGTCGAAACGCAAGAACTTGACGACGATTTACATCACGCACGGTCACGGCGATCACTGGTTCGGCGCCGGCACTCTCCTCGAGCGTTTTCCGAAGGCACGGGTCCTGGCGACGCACGACACGGTGGGCGTGATGCGCGAGAACTCCTCGCCGCAAGCGCTCCAGTCTGTGTGGGGAGCCGGGTTCCCCGGTCAGATACCAAAGAACCTCGTGATCGCGCAAGAACTCGAGGGCGACACAATCGATCTAGAAGGTCAGCAACTGCGCGCACTCGAGGTCGGGCACACCGATACGGACCATACGACCTGTCTGCACGTTCCTTCGATCGGGCTTATCGTTGCCGGGGATGTGGCCTACAACGGCGTTCACCTGTATCTTGCTGAATCCAACGCACAAACGCGTCAGGAGTGGATCGCTGCGCTCGATCGAATTGAAGCGCTGCGGCCGCGCGCGGTCGTGGCTTCGCACAAACGACCGGAGAACGATGACAAGCCAGCAATCATCGAAGAAACGCGGCAGTACATCCGCGATTTCGATCGGCTCGTTGCATCGACGCGCACAGCGCAGGAACTGTACGGCCAGATGCTGGCGCTGTATCCGAAGCGCGTGAATCCGGGTTGGGCGCTCTGGAGTTCGGCGCGCGCCGCCAAGAAGTAG
- a CDS encoding TetR family transcriptional regulator gives MGRWKPDARSRLERAALALYREHGFAQTTVAEIAERAGLTERTFFRYFADKREVLFSGGDALRQLLVSALDNAPRALSPIDSVGAAVEAAADLFEERKDFARKRQAVIAESAELQERERIKLASLASALADGLRRRGAGDMAASLAAEMGVTVFRVAFGRWINEKGDRSLAIIMRDSLNELKLVSAGK, from the coding sequence ATGGGTCGATGGAAGCCGGACGCGCGGTCGCGCCTCGAGAGGGCAGCGCTCGCGCTTTATAGAGAGCACGGTTTTGCCCAAACTACCGTTGCTGAAATTGCCGAGCGCGCCGGACTTACCGAGCGAACGTTCTTTCGCTATTTTGCCGACAAGCGCGAGGTTTTGTTCTCCGGCGGCGATGCGCTACGGCAGCTGCTCGTTAGCGCACTGGACAACGCGCCAAGAGCGCTCTCTCCGATCGACTCGGTCGGCGCGGCCGTCGAGGCGGCAGCCGACCTCTTTGAAGAACGTAAAGACTTTGCTCGCAAGCGGCAGGCGGTGATTGCCGAGAGCGCGGAGCTGCAGGAGCGAGAGCGCATCAAGTTGGCGTCGCTCGCGTCCGCGCTAGCGGACGGATTGCGTCGGCGCGGCGCCGGCGATATGGCAGCGAGCCTCGCCGCGGAGATGGGCGTCACCGTTTTCCGAGTCGCATTCGGCCGTTGGATCAACGAGAAAGGCGACCGCAGCCTTGCGATCATCATGCGCGATTCGCTAAACGAGCTGAAATTAGTGAGCGCGGGAAAGTAG
- a CDS encoding aldo/keto reductase family oxidoreductase: MKTLPGGTFTMANDLTVTRVGYGAMQLAGPHVFGPPADRAAAVAVLREAIELGITHIDTSDYYGPHVTNQIIKEALYPYPDNLHIVTKVGARRDATGGWPQALTPQELRRAVDDNLKNLSLDALDVVNLRVGGFSSPGPGSIAEPFSVLAQLQQEGSIKHLGVSNVSAEQIAEARSIAPIVCVQNFYNIAHRVDDALIDTLAAQGVAYVPFFPLGGFTPLQSDTLNSIARRLDATPMSVALAWLLQRSPNILLIPGTSSVAHLRENVSGAALDLPEDALGVLNALSPV; the protein is encoded by the coding sequence ATGAAAACACTCCCCGGCGGAACGTTCACGATGGCAAACGACCTAACGGTCACGCGCGTGGGTTACGGCGCTATGCAGCTAGCCGGGCCGCACGTTTTCGGGCCGCCCGCCGATCGCGCGGCTGCCGTTGCAGTATTGCGTGAAGCGATCGAGCTTGGCATCACGCACATCGATACGAGCGATTATTATGGTCCTCACGTCACGAACCAGATCATCAAGGAAGCGTTGTACCCATACCCGGACAACCTGCACATCGTTACTAAAGTGGGCGCGCGCCGCGATGCGACAGGCGGCTGGCCCCAGGCGTTAACACCCCAAGAGTTGCGTCGAGCCGTCGACGACAACCTCAAGAATCTCAGCCTCGACGCGCTCGATGTCGTCAATCTGCGCGTCGGCGGGTTCAGCAGTCCCGGCCCCGGCTCCATTGCAGAACCGTTTAGCGTGCTCGCGCAGTTGCAGCAGGAAGGTTCGATCAAACACCTCGGTGTCAGCAACGTCTCGGCCGAGCAGATTGCCGAAGCACGGTCTATCGCCCCCATCGTCTGCGTGCAAAACTTCTACAACATCGCGCATCGCGTCGACGATGCATTAATCGACACTCTTGCAGCGCAGGGAGTCGCCTACGTTCCCTTCTTCCCGCTCGGCGGTTTCACGCCGCTGCAATCCGACACCCTAAACTCGATCGCTCGCCGACTGGACGCAACCCCCATGAGCGTTGCGCTCGCGTGGCTCTTGCAGCGCTCGCCCAATATTCTTCTGATCCCAGGCACTTCATCAGTTGCGCATCTGCGCGAGAACGTATCCGGTGCCGCGCTCGACCTGCCGGAGGATGCGCTCGGCGTACTTAACGCATTGTCACCCGTTTAG
- a CDS encoding DUF4260 domain-containing protein: MNPTRILRLEALLLLAGLFVLYWWLHASWILFVALILAPDTAMLGYLRDTRIGALCYNAFHSYVGPVLLGAAAVFSRPLLPFAVIWAAHIAMDRALGYGLKYDDSFQHTHLGTIGRSATRT; the protein is encoded by the coding sequence ATGAACCCGACGCGGATCTTAAGGCTCGAGGCCCTCTTGCTCTTGGCGGGCCTTTTCGTTCTGTACTGGTGGCTGCACGCCAGCTGGATTCTCTTCGTCGCATTGATCCTCGCGCCCGACACCGCAATGCTCGGATATCTTCGCGACACCCGAATCGGGGCGCTGTGTTACAACGCCTTTCACAGCTACGTGGGACCGGTGCTGTTGGGGGCCGCTGCAGTCTTCTCGCGTCCGCTGCTGCCGTTCGCCGTCATCTGGGCGGCGCACATTGCGATGGACCGCGCCTTGGGCTATGGGCTCAAGTACGATGACTCCTTTCAACACACGCATCTCGGGACGATCGGCCGCTCCGCCACTCGAACATAG
- a CDS encoding putative quinol monooxygenase has product MLIASIVFTFAAQDADKAETMFRELRDASAQEPGVVRFEVGRSQEKPNVFALWEVYRDREALEAHQGTKHFQRLVVDGIRPLARQRNIETVIPIS; this is encoded by the coding sequence GTGCTCATCGCCTCCATCGTATTTACGTTCGCTGCCCAAGACGCCGACAAAGCGGAGACGATGTTTCGCGAGCTGCGCGACGCCTCGGCCCAGGAACCCGGGGTCGTCCGGTTCGAGGTCGGTCGCAGCCAAGAAAAGCCCAACGTCTTTGCCCTGTGGGAAGTTTATCGCGATCGAGAAGCCTTGGAGGCTCACCAAGGCACGAAACATTTCCAGCGACTCGTCGTTGACGGCATCCGCCCTCTGGCGCGGCAGCGCAATATCGAGACCGTGATCCCGATCTCGTGA